One Caldivirga sp. genomic region harbors:
- a CDS encoding winged helix-turn-helix domain-containing protein, translating into MNLVDEIMESKVRIKVILALYELGELNITQLAKIIGSNYTLTLKHVKALEKVGIVKEVTIGRMRIIKLNKDTPAYKHIRNLANTLKDLMNIQQ; encoded by the coding sequence ATGAACCTAGTTGATGAAATAATGGAATCTAAAGTAAGGATTAAGGTAATTCTAGCACTTTATGAGTTAGGTGAACTAAACATAACTCAGTTAGCTAAAATAATAGGCTCAAACTACACATTAACATTAAAGCACGTTAAGGCCCTTGAGAAGGTTGGAATAGTTAAAGAAGTTACAATAGGTAGAATGAGAATAATTAAACTAAACAAAGATACACCCGCATATAAGCACATTAGGAATTTAGCCAACACACTTAAAGACCTAATGAATATTCAACAGTAG
- a CDS encoding ORC1-type DNA replication protein, which produces MGESSIIRNPAALTPDFIPPRLVDREEQMNALKMIFNDYIKSPGSFYARALLVGSTGTGKTITSLKFKEYASFSSTVRFIYVPCWTHRTLHSAVRHIGESLKMSIPRRGFSSDELLEIIYDYLKDNDMYVVIVLDDVFHIVNNSGADSLGILIRFYDEHIGEHDYHFSLILIDRDESLLDKLDAGARSTLGRNIIKFPPYTKDQIYEILRDRAQEALHQNAYNDEILEMISDVAGARDNDGGRGNAKQAIEILWKAALTAQQQGSRRILPEHVRVAIKNTLPVHIGELKGMDLHEKLFLLAIVEALRKKRDVPYITFGEAEEEYIMLCERYGLRTKRSHGQLWHYLKDMESTWRIIETRLSGKGMRGRTTLISIPYESLNVLAQELTRMLDYELAVR; this is translated from the coding sequence GTGGGGGAATCAAGCATAATTAGGAACCCAGCGGCCTTAACGCCAGATTTCATACCACCTAGGCTAGTTGATAGAGAGGAGCAGATGAATGCACTTAAGATGATTTTCAATGATTACATTAAGTCCCCTGGCTCATTCTACGCTAGAGCCCTACTTGTAGGTAGCACTGGTACCGGTAAGACTATAACTAGCCTTAAGTTTAAGGAGTATGCCTCATTCTCATCCACTGTTAGATTCATTTACGTACCATGCTGGACCCATAGGACACTGCACTCTGCGGTTAGGCATATTGGTGAATCATTAAAAATGAGTATACCTAGGCGTGGCTTCTCATCAGATGAACTACTCGAGATAATTTACGATTACTTGAAGGATAATGACATGTACGTAGTCATAGTGCTTGATGATGTATTTCACATAGTTAATAATAGTGGCGCTGATTCACTTGGGATATTAATAAGGTTCTACGATGAGCACATAGGGGAACATGATTACCACTTCTCATTAATACTAATTGATAGGGATGAGTCTCTGTTAGATAAGCTTGACGCTGGGGCTAGGAGCACCCTAGGTAGGAACATTATTAAGTTCCCACCATACACTAAGGACCAGATTTACGAGATCCTTAGGGATAGGGCGCAGGAGGCTCTTCATCAAAACGCGTACAATGATGAGATCCTCGAGATGATTAGTGATGTTGCTGGAGCCAGGGATAATGATGGAGGTAGGGGTAACGCTAAGCAGGCTATTGAAATACTGTGGAAGGCTGCATTAACTGCGCAACAGCAAGGCTCTAGGAGGATATTGCCGGAGCATGTTAGGGTTGCAATTAAGAACACGCTGCCTGTACACATAGGTGAATTAAAGGGTATGGATCTTCATGAGAAGTTATTCCTACTAGCCATAGTTGAGGCGTTACGTAAGAAGAGGGATGTACCATACATAACCTTTGGTGAAGCTGAGGAAGAGTACATAATGCTCTGTGAGAGGTATGGCTTAAGGACTAAGCGCAGTCATGGTCAATTATGGCATTACTTAAAGGATATGGAGAGCACATGGAGGATTATTGAAACTAGGTTATCGGGTAAGGGTATGAGAGGCAGGACGACGCTAATATCAATACCCTATGAATCCCTCAATGTGCTGGCTCAAGAATTAACAAGGATGCTTGATTACGAGTTGGCTGTTAGGTGA
- a CDS encoding class I SAM-dependent methyltransferase: MVKDSLYETYNAIIPVYERTSKAITLGFLNEWRRKTLNLGLRVLNDLGNTPSVLDAGSGPGNMTIELIRSGVKPRRVVLLDQSVPMLNSAPNLNYIDKVCGSFELMPFRSSVFDMVIMGFSLHAVHDLRGTYCEISRVLNNGGVLASISIGKPTNKVYRALGWLYTVIAVPLIALVFAGPRYVSYFYTIHNIYGRLPPNDEFRNTAEGCLRLVQYRDEALGLVNIIVMRKWNHD, translated from the coding sequence ATGGTTAAGGATTCACTGTATGAAACGTACAACGCGATAATACCAGTATATGAGAGGACTAGTAAGGCAATAACCCTTGGATTCCTAAACGAATGGAGAAGGAAGACCCTTAACCTAGGCCTTAGAGTACTCAATGACTTAGGGAATACGCCTAGCGTCCTTGATGCTGGTTCAGGCCCAGGCAATATGACTATTGAACTGATTAGAAGTGGAGTTAAGCCGAGGCGTGTCGTGTTGCTTGATCAATCAGTACCAATGCTGAATTCAGCGCCGAACCTTAACTACATTGATAAAGTGTGCGGCTCCTTCGAGCTCATGCCATTTAGAAGTTCTGTGTTCGACATGGTTATAATGGGCTTCTCACTCCACGCTGTCCATGACCTGAGGGGGACTTACTGTGAAATATCCAGGGTACTTAATAATGGGGGAGTGTTAGCCAGTATCAGTATTGGTAAGCCCACTAACAAGGTTTACCGTGCCTTAGGCTGGTTATACACGGTTATTGCAGTACCATTAATAGCCCTTGTGTTTGCTGGGCCAAGGTATGTTTCATACTTCTACACTATACATAACATATATGGACGATTACCACCAAATGATGAGTTCAGGAATACCGCTGAGGGTTGTTTAAGGCTTGTTCAGTATAGGGATGAAGCCCTTGGATTAGTTAATATAATTGTAATGAGGAAGTGGAACCATGATTAA
- a CDS encoding replication factor C large subunit produces MSTRRLPWFEKYRPRSLKDVVDQEEVKKTMEDWVSRWLSGKEKRAILLSGPPGTGKTTMVHALAHDYGLELYEMNASDVRTASRIRETIGKALTQGSLFGFRGKLVLFDEVDGINVKADQGGIYEIVDIVKEAKVPIAMTANDPWDPKLRPLRDICIVVQVKPLKNRDIIEMLKRICSAEKVKCEEDALRLIAESSMGDMRSAINDLQTVAETGPVTRDRVSLLSSRAHQYDMFRMVDMVLKANTVASATGVTRLPSFDWESFLLWLVENAAVAYSSSPVAMSDAYDNLSKADVLKGIMSSRQEWELMPYVLELMTTGVALVRDKPKLPFFIRGMRFPEKIRLLARTREIRDTRDHVMHVLRVQLHESTATIIRDYLPLIRTLVESNGRVIEVLAKSLGVSERSIKLVISPEASEGQE; encoded by the coding sequence ATGAGCACGCGCAGGTTACCTTGGTTTGAGAAGTATAGGCCAAGGAGCCTTAAGGATGTTGTTGACCAGGAGGAGGTTAAGAAGACTATGGAGGATTGGGTAAGCAGGTGGTTAAGCGGAAAGGAGAAGAGGGCAATACTGCTCTCAGGTCCACCGGGCACTGGGAAGACAACAATGGTTCATGCCTTGGCTCATGATTATGGACTAGAGTTATACGAGATGAACGCCAGTGATGTTAGGACTGCCTCTAGGATTAGGGAGACTATTGGTAAGGCTTTAACACAGGGTTCATTATTCGGCTTTAGGGGTAAGCTAGTGCTCTTCGATGAGGTTGACGGTATTAACGTGAAGGCTGACCAGGGTGGAATATATGAAATAGTTGACATTGTTAAGGAGGCTAAGGTTCCAATAGCCATGACTGCTAATGATCCATGGGACCCTAAGCTTAGGCCCCTTAGGGACATTTGCATTGTTGTTCAAGTTAAGCCACTTAAGAATAGGGACATCATTGAAATGCTTAAACGCATATGCAGTGCAGAGAAGGTTAAGTGTGAGGAGGATGCCTTAAGGCTTATTGCAGAATCATCAATGGGTGATATGAGGTCAGCTATAAATGATCTTCAGACTGTTGCTGAAACGGGTCCAGTAACTAGGGATAGGGTTTCATTATTGAGTAGTAGGGCTCATCAATACGATATGTTTAGGATGGTTGACATGGTGCTTAAGGCTAATACTGTGGCATCAGCTACTGGGGTAACTAGGTTACCTAGCTTTGATTGGGAGAGCTTCCTACTTTGGCTTGTTGAGAATGCTGCCGTGGCCTACTCATCATCACCAGTGGCTATGAGTGATGCGTACGATAATTTATCTAAGGCTGACGTACTTAAGGGCATAATGAGTAGTAGGCAGGAATGGGAACTAATGCCATATGTGCTTGAGTTAATGACAACGGGAGTTGCCTTAGTTAGGGATAAGCCTAAACTACCATTCTTCATAAGAGGTATGAGATTCCCTGAGAAGATTAGGCTACTGGCTAGGACTAGGGAGATTAGGGATACTAGGGACCATGTTATGCATGTGCTTAGGGTTCAGCTCCATGAATCAACAGCAACCATAATAAGGGATTACCTACCGTTAATCAGGACACTAGTGGAGAGTAATGGCAGAGTTATTGAGGTGCTCGCCAAATCACTGGGGGTATCTGAGAGATCCATTAAACTTGTTATAAGCCCTGAGGCCAGTGAGGGGCAGGAGTAA
- a CDS encoding replication factor C small subunit codes for MSELKELLWVERFRPVRLVDLVDQEGVKAGLLEFVRRGDLPHLLFYGPPGVGKTTAALALARELYGEAWRGSVLELNASDERGIDVIREKVKEFARTMPSGPVPFKLVILDEADNMTSDAQQALRRIMEMYASTTRFILLANYISGIIEPIQSRCAIFRFNPLPKEAVIERLRQIAKEAGVEVTEDGLEAIWEVSQGDMRKAINTLQTTTTTNKKVDRETVYRVVGRVEFKVIDEFIENALSGRFEDSRKLLRNIMYTYGVSGVELLKYIEDELLINDRFKLPVDAKVEVSELVADIDNRLVTGSDEEIQLTALIAKLAFIGSKYGLRTVKEPEAKPSEKPARKGTRK; via the coding sequence ATGTCTGAGCTTAAGGAATTGCTTTGGGTGGAGCGTTTTAGGCCTGTTAGGCTTGTTGATTTGGTTGATCAGGAGGGTGTTAAGGCTGGTTTGCTTGAGTTTGTTAGGCGTGGTGATTTGCCTCACCTACTCTTCTATGGTCCTCCTGGTGTTGGTAAGACTACTGCTGCCTTGGCTTTGGCTAGGGAGCTTTACGGTGAGGCTTGGCGTGGTAGTGTTCTTGAGCTTAATGCTAGTGATGAGAGGGGTATTGATGTTATTAGGGAGAAGGTTAAGGAGTTCGCTAGGACAATGCCAAGCGGCCCAGTACCATTCAAGCTCGTTATACTTGATGAGGCTGATAACATGACTAGTGACGCGCAGCAAGCATTAAGGAGGATTATGGAAATGTACGCATCAACAACAAGATTCATACTACTGGCAAACTACATAAGCGGAATAATAGAACCAATACAGTCAAGATGCGCAATATTCAGATTCAACCCACTACCAAAGGAAGCAGTAATAGAGAGGCTAAGGCAAATAGCCAAGGAAGCAGGAGTAGAGGTAACTGAGGATGGACTAGAGGCAATATGGGAAGTAAGCCAAGGAGACATGAGAAAAGCAATAAACACACTACAAACAACAACCACAACAAACAAAAAAGTAGATAGGGAAACAGTGTATAGGGTTGTGGGTAGGGTTGAGTTTAAGGTTATTGATGAGTTTATTGAGAACGCGTTAAGTGGTAGGTTTGAGGATTCACGTAAATTGTTGAGGAACATAATGTACACGTACGGTGTATCCGGTGTTGAGTTACTTAAGTACATTGAGGATGAGTTACTCATCAATGATAGGTTTAAGTTGCCTGTTGACGCTAAGGTTGAGGTTAGTGAACTGGTGGCTGATATTGATAATAGACTTGTGACAGGTAGTGATGAGGAGATTCAGTTAACGGCATTAATAGCTAAGTTGGCTTTCATAGGCTCTAAGTATGGCTTAAGGACTGTAAAGGAGCCTGAGGCAAAACCAAGTGAGAAGCCTGCTAGGAAAGGGACGCGTAAATGA
- a CDS encoding four-carbon acid sugar kinase family protein produces MVKFLVISDDLTGANGVAGMMTGHCNTVVISYKSIELIPSDADCVVVNTESRLIEASAAESRVKLVADYAEAKGFIIGKRIDSALRGNIEAELRPLLKRTIVVTDTIPEYGRFTEGGYTILGDSRVSIIEKLGGIKARVMSINEFRVSAGNLNGAVIVDSRTVGDIIEIAQVIHNNGFTSVDPGPLNAQVSRLYVKGKLRKPSINEVKRICFIVGSTHENTIRQIEKARRSGIKVINIKDSNSLQSYDEVIVSFDLMKDRDYLNEDFVRQVAQFDALVVSGGETANSLINTSKANYLESIGEVMPLVGVSLIKGGLLDGKVIITKGGIIGGEDAYLRIRDYLRTLT; encoded by the coding sequence ATGGTTAAGTTCCTGGTTATTTCAGATGACTTAACGGGTGCCAATGGAGTTGCCGGTATGATGACTGGTCACTGTAACACCGTAGTGATTAGCTACAAGTCAATTGAGTTAATTCCAAGTGATGCGGATTGCGTCGTTGTTAATACTGAGAGTAGGCTTATTGAGGCAAGTGCTGCTGAGAGCAGGGTTAAGTTAGTTGCTGATTACGCTGAGGCTAAGGGTTTCATTATTGGGAAGAGGATTGATAGTGCATTGAGGGGTAATATTGAAGCTGAGTTAAGGCCATTACTTAAGCGAACTATTGTTGTTACGGATACAATACCTGAGTACGGTAGGTTCACTGAGGGGGGTTACACGATCTTAGGTGATTCCCGGGTAAGCATTATTGAGAAACTTGGCGGCATTAAGGCTAGGGTGATGAGTATTAATGAATTTAGAGTGAGTGCCGGTAACTTAAACGGTGCAGTCATTGTTGATTCAAGAACAGTAGGTGACATTATTGAAATAGCGCAGGTAATACATAATAATGGCTTTACTTCAGTGGATCCAGGGCCATTAAACGCCCAGGTTTCTAGACTCTACGTTAAGGGGAAATTAAGGAAACCTAGTATTAATGAGGTTAAGAGAATATGCTTCATAGTAGGTAGCACGCATGAAAACACTATTAGGCAGATTGAGAAAGCCAGGAGAAGCGGCATTAAGGTCATTAATATTAAGGATTCCAACAGTCTACAAAGCTATGATGAGGTAATTGTAAGCTTCGATTTGATGAAAGATAGGGACTACTTAAATGAGGATTTCGTAAGACAAGTAGCCCAATTTGACGCATTAGTTGTTAGTGGCGGTGAGACCGCGAATTCACTAATTAACACGTCTAAGGCTAATTACCTAGAGTCGATAGGTGAAGTAATGCCTCTTGTTGGCGTAAGCCTGATTAAGGGAGGCTTACTTGATGGTAAGGTTATTATAACTAAGGGAGGCATAATTGGAGGGGAGGACGCTTACTTAAGGATAAGGGACTACTTAAGAACCCTGACTTAA
- a CDS encoding NAD(P)-dependent alcohol dehydrogenase yields MRAMRLVEFGKPLQLQEVPIPKPKGTEVLIKVEGAGVCHSVVHFVDGRFGKIDVKALGLRIPVTPGHEIAGTVTAIGDKVEGVREGDKVTVDPWIGDGTCYYCKLGEEQLCEHPIKIGENVDGGFAEYVLIPHYKYLYRLRNLDTVNASPLPCAGLTPYRALVKKAQVKPSEYVAVIGAGGGLGTMAVQIAKAMGAIVIGIDVREEALKEIEKAGADFIINGRGGVIDDIKKITDGRGVNVIVDTVGSGETLGTYIDALDKLGRYIILGLYGGDLIYHAPYITQREIQIMGSLTGNLSDFMSVMRLADSGKIKPLVTKVMKLEEANDALDNLRYARVTARQVLVP; encoded by the coding sequence ATGCGTGCAATGAGGCTTGTGGAGTTTGGTAAACCTCTTCAACTTCAGGAGGTTCCAATACCTAAGCCTAAGGGTACTGAGGTTTTAATTAAGGTTGAGGGTGCGGGGGTTTGTCATAGTGTTGTCCACTTCGTTGATGGTAGGTTCGGTAAGATTGATGTTAAGGCCCTTGGCTTAAGAATACCAGTAACCCCTGGCCATGAGATTGCTGGTACTGTAACGGCTATTGGGGATAAGGTAGAGGGGGTGAGAGAGGGGGATAAGGTTACTGTTGATCCATGGATAGGGGACGGAACCTGCTACTACTGTAAACTAGGTGAGGAGCAATTATGTGAGCATCCTATTAAAATTGGTGAAAACGTTGATGGTGGCTTCGCTGAGTATGTTTTAATTCCACACTACAAGTACCTTTATAGGTTAAGGAACCTTGATACTGTTAACGCGTCTCCATTACCCTGTGCAGGCTTAACCCCCTACAGGGCCTTAGTTAAGAAGGCTCAGGTTAAGCCGTCTGAGTACGTTGCTGTAATAGGTGCTGGGGGTGGTTTAGGAACTATGGCTGTTCAAATCGCTAAGGCCATGGGCGCCATCGTTATTGGTATTGATGTTAGGGAGGAGGCGCTTAAGGAGATTGAGAAAGCCGGGGCTGATTTCATAATTAACGGTAGAGGCGGCGTCATTGATGATATTAAGAAAATTACAGACGGCAGGGGGGTTAATGTCATAGTTGATACTGTGGGTTCAGGTGAAACCTTAGGTACGTATATTGATGCATTAGATAAGTTAGGTAGGTACATCATCCTTGGTCTATATGGTGGTGACTTAATTTACCATGCACCTTACATTACTCAAAGGGAAATACAAATAATGGGTAGCTTAACAGGTAACCTAAGTGACTTCATGAGTGTTATGAGGCTTGCTGATAGTGGTAAAATTAAGCCTCTTGTTACCAAAGTAATGAAGCTTGAGGAGGCTAATGACGCTCTTGATAATCTTAGGTACGCGAGGGTAACTGCCCGGCAGGTTCTAGTGCCTTAA
- a CDS encoding DUF58 domain-containing protein codes for MVKESSKTIIILSTLSMATAAVALLSTVKPMVIGVAFPLMLAALALMIENKPRVNAVIEVSPGRIYVNEDVEVSVRVKVTGGYGIITIRAPPRPGSTEAEGFELVDGKNVHIVFKGFRDVEKTFKYRLRAVRRGRYELSVLDYTYHDLLGLTTPIEGHVDVSASVEVMPRVKLITKATGIIKPREAFPRTPLSRLGPYSTEFRSVREYVLGDPYRFINWKATARSPNGNLMVNEYEREGLRTILFILDSGRWMRYGTWEENPLEYGILLILSLSRLLLRYNYNVGLWTTMGRVYPSSGMGHYYKIQRALMGIEAKPAAYINDPALRVMVNETRPLVIMVTSVNNDNVNWLSGFLRSLPTYGILLDIIPHSIIMKMSLPDIKCAKALALDRVRLYGLMPSRFRILAWDPVCDGIGPITVKVLSNIGWSV; via the coding sequence ATGGTTAAGGAATCCTCAAAGACAATAATAATACTAAGCACCTTATCAATGGCCACTGCCGCAGTGGCATTACTATCAACAGTTAAACCAATGGTAATTGGGGTGGCTTTCCCCCTAATGTTAGCGGCATTAGCATTAATGATTGAGAATAAGCCACGGGTCAATGCGGTAATTGAGGTTAGTCCAGGGAGAATCTACGTTAATGAGGATGTTGAAGTAAGCGTGAGGGTTAAGGTAACTGGAGGCTACGGTATAATTACGATCAGGGCTCCCCCTAGGCCAGGTAGTACTGAGGCTGAGGGCTTCGAGCTAGTTGACGGCAAGAACGTTCACATAGTTTTTAAGGGATTTAGAGACGTGGAGAAGACCTTTAAGTATAGGCTTAGGGCAGTTAGGAGGGGTCGTTACGAGTTAAGTGTGCTTGATTACACTTACCATGATTTACTTGGTTTAACAACACCCATTGAGGGTCATGTTGATGTCTCAGCATCCGTAGAGGTAATGCCCAGGGTTAAGTTAATAACAAAGGCAACTGGGATAATTAAGCCACGGGAGGCCTTCCCCAGGACCCCATTGTCGAGACTTGGACCATACTCCACTGAATTCAGGTCGGTTAGGGAATACGTATTAGGCGACCCCTATAGGTTCATTAATTGGAAGGCAACAGCCAGGTCCCCTAACGGTAACTTAATGGTTAATGAGTATGAAAGGGAAGGTTTAAGGACAATACTGTTCATTCTCGATTCAGGAAGATGGATGCGTTACGGTACTTGGGAGGAGAATCCACTTGAGTATGGTATACTGCTCATATTATCTTTATCCAGGCTACTGCTTAGGTATAATTATAATGTGGGATTATGGACTACCATGGGTAGGGTTTACCCAAGTTCAGGCATGGGGCATTATTATAAGATTCAAAGGGCATTAATGGGTATTGAGGCTAAGCCAGCCGCATACATAAATGACCCAGCCTTAAGGGTTATGGTTAATGAGACAAGGCCCCTAGTAATAATGGTGACCAGCGTCAATAATGATAATGTGAACTGGTTAAGCGGTTTCCTAAGGTCATTACCTACGTACGGTATTCTTCTTGATATAATACCCCATAGCATAATCATGAAGATGAGCTTACCTGATATTAAGTGCGCTAAGGCATTAGCACTAGATAGGGTGAGGCTGTATGGGTTAATGCCAAGTAGATTCAGGATACTTGCCTGGGACCCTGTTTGCGATGGAATTGGCCCAATTACAGTGAAGGTATTATCCAACATAGGGTGGAGCGTGTGA
- a CDS encoding MoxR family ATPase gives MDLKTAFEKAGSIIDEVLKFYVGDSEVISKIIAAALAGGHILIEDYPGIGKTFLAKLVARLLGIDFNRIQFTPDLLPSDIVGTKVWRQDKGYFETIRGPIFANLILADEINRAPPKTQAGLLEAMEEGQVTIEGDTIKLPQPFIVIATQNPIELEGTYPLPEAQLDRFMIRISLGYPSDEIELLKRRISWRTDDPTVYVKPITNAGELLEIRQYLESSVTVSDEVLGYISSFRTIRKDPRVLAGPSPRGIISLMRMSKAMALLEGRDYVIPDDVKRVAVDVLGHRIVLKPEVTLEGVRGESIVAEYLSKLPVPK, from the coding sequence GTGGATTTAAAGACCGCGTTTGAGAAGGCGGGGAGCATAATTGATGAGGTGTTGAAGTTTTATGTTGGTGATAGTGAGGTAATATCTAAAATAATAGCCGCAGCCTTAGCTGGTGGTCACATACTTATTGAGGATTACCCAGGCATAGGTAAGACGTTCCTAGCTAAGTTAGTGGCTAGGTTACTTGGTATTGACTTCAATAGGATTCAATTCACCCCCGACCTACTCCCAAGTGATATAGTTGGTACTAAGGTTTGGAGGCAGGATAAGGGTTATTTTGAAACCATAAGGGGCCCTATCTTCGCTAATCTAATACTTGCTGATGAGATTAATAGGGCTCCACCTAAGACTCAGGCCGGTTTACTTGAGGCCATGGAGGAGGGGCAGGTTACCATTGAGGGTGATACCATTAAGCTTCCTCAACCCTTCATAGTTATAGCAACCCAGAACCCGATTGAACTTGAGGGAACCTATCCACTTCCTGAGGCTCAACTGGACAGGTTCATGATTAGGATAAGCCTAGGGTATCCTAGTGATGAGATTGAACTACTTAAGAGGAGGATTAGTTGGCGCACTGATGACCCAACAGTGTATGTTAAACCCATCACTAATGCAGGTGAGTTGCTTGAGATTAGGCAGTACTTAGAGTCCTCAGTGACGGTTAGTGACGAGGTTTTAGGCTACATTTCAAGCTTCAGGACTATTAGGAAGGATCCAAGGGTTTTAGCGGGTCCAAGTCCAAGGGGTATCATATCGTTAATGAGGATGAGTAAGGCAATGGCGTTGCTTGAGGGTAGGGATTACGTAATACCGGACGACGTCAAGAGGGTTGCGGTTGATGTTCTTGGGCATAGGATTGTGCTTAAGCCTGAAGTAACCCTTGAGGGGGTGAGGGGAGAATCCATAGTAGCGGAGTACTTAAGTAAGTTACCTGTACCGAAGTGA
- a CDS encoding 30S ribosomal protein S3, with protein sequence MATAQQRRLPMYKRIIDDNKKKWMIKEYLNIALTRNRYVDSIIQRTTLGTRIVIIAEKKNRIIGRKGQQVKALADILKSKFNLDNVVIDVIQEPHPEYNARLVALRIADAMAKGIRFRRAAIIALRQLQEANVQGAEVIISGKLTTERSRFEKYSTGIMIKAGQDSLEKVQEAVIPVLLKPGIYSVRVRVLPPEAKLSDRFEIKSPEEVQVKQIESKTEEGNEGKGDNEPAGQAQ encoded by the coding sequence ATGGCCACTGCTCAGCAAAGGAGGCTACCGATGTATAAGAGGATTATTGATGATAATAAGAAGAAATGGATGATTAAGGAGTACCTTAACATAGCCTTAACCAGGAATAGGTACGTTGATTCAATAATCCAGAGAACCACACTGGGTACTAGGATTGTGATTATTGCTGAGAAGAAGAATAGGATAATAGGTAGGAAGGGGCAGCAGGTTAAGGCGCTTGCAGACATACTTAAGTCTAAGTTCAACCTAGATAACGTTGTGATAGATGTAATACAGGAACCACACCCTGAGTATAATGCTAGGTTAGTCGCCCTCAGGATAGCTGACGCAATGGCCAAGGGGATTAGGTTCAGGAGGGCTGCCATAATAGCCTTAAGGCAACTTCAGGAGGCTAATGTGCAGGGTGCTGAAGTAATAATAAGCGGTAAATTAACAACCGAGCGCTCAAGGTTTGAGAAGTACAGTACAGGCATAATGATTAAGGCGGGCCAGGATTCACTTGAGAAGGTTCAGGAGGCCGTAATACCAGTACTACTTAAGCCTGGAATCTACTCAGTGAGGGTTAGGGTACTGCCCCCTGAGGCGAAGCTTAGCGATAGGTTTGAGATTAAGTCGCCTGAGGAGGTTCAGGTTAAGCAAATTGAGAGTAAGACTGAGGAGGGTAATGAGGGTAAGGGGGATAATGAGCCGGCTGGTCAAGCCCAGTGA
- a CDS encoding Gfo/Idh/MocA family oxidoreductase: MGVKTALIGMGRMGSIHLKELVRLRSEGLIDNIMVVDIDDSRLNTAKSMGADETFKNIDEALIKHPEAIIIATPTTTHYDLSIKLVNKAHLMVEKPVTVKLSEALNLLSESRKTGNMVVPAMVERFNKTAEEAFSIVREPIALSMVRVGVIPQNPDSYIGVIYDLTIHDLDLALFRLRPMRAIIAKSMLNRDNVSLLLNLDGVSVNIESKWVNSGKLRIHTYVGLSTFTVADLIHGLIYSNGAVKNVNQGEEPVYLEDKNFLEAIMGKTKPFATLTDYISCLRIIEAVQQNYNVVPL, from the coding sequence GTGGGTGTTAAGACTGCATTAATTGGAATGGGTAGGATGGGTTCAATTCACCTTAAGGAGTTAGTTAGATTAAGAAGTGAGGGACTTATTGACAATATCATGGTTGTTGATATTGATGATTCAAGGCTCAATACCGCTAAATCAATGGGGGCTGATGAGACTTTTAAAAACATTGACGAAGCACTAATTAAGCACCCTGAGGCAATAATAATAGCAACACCAACAACCACCCACTATGATTTATCGATTAAACTAGTGAACAAGGCCCACTTAATGGTTGAGAAGCCAGTCACCGTGAAGTTAAGTGAAGCCCTTAACCTACTTAGTGAATCAAGGAAAACCGGCAACATGGTGGTTCCAGCAATGGTTGAGAGGTTTAATAAAACCGCTGAAGAGGCTTTTAGCATTGTAAGGGAGCCTATTGCATTATCAATGGTTAGGGTTGGTGTTATACCGCAGAACCCTGACTCCTACATTGGGGTCATATATGATTTAACAATCCATGACTTAGACTTAGCATTATTTAGGTTAAGGCCCATGAGGGCAATAATAGCTAAGTCAATGCTTAATAGGGATAACGTAAGCCTACTACTTAACCTAGATGGAGTCTCAGTGAACATTGAGTCTAAGTGGGTTAATTCAGGTAAACTACGTATACACACGTACGTTGGGTTAAGTACCTTTACTGTAGCTGATTTAATTCATGGATTAATCTACAGTAATGGCGCGGTTAAGAACGTAAACCAAGGTGAGGAACCAGTTTACTTAGAGGATAAGAACTTCCTTGAGGCGATTATGGGAAAAACTAAACCCTTCGCTACCTTAACTGATTACATATCATGCTTAAGGATAATTGAGGCTGTTCAACAGAACTATAATGTAGTCCCGCTATAG